A region from the Methanobacterium sp. genome encodes:
- a CDS encoding PAS domain S-box protein produces the protein MMERDSRGFIPPLCLETGSYCDIFENMHEGVSIYKIIRNRGGNIVDLQVMYFNSKSVLNEITNLEEAVGKSLNEIYAEDSVYYIKIANEVVSNKKRKNFERFFKPLNKYLFITTFSPDGELFIMLTRDITEEKISESALKASENKYRTIFENTGIAFIIIEEDMTISLMNEETEKIIGYSREEVENKKKWTEFVVNEEELMNMKKYHKMRRINADSVPERYEFQAIDKNGKIKDILANVSMIPGTKRSIASFLDITGRKKNENKLKEREEELRTIIEHSPDAITRFDKNLRHTFINPAGTKMTGLKEEDYIGKTHAELGISKELAKEVDNLLKGVFKTGKTKTFEFEINTPEGVKYYYSYNIPEFDEKGRVKSVLAIAHDITDRKKAEEDLMKSEKKFRTTIEESYDGIMLIDEKKAIIEWNRAMEEITGLKREDMLGSFLWDFVYRVSVEERKTPEAYKRIKSILIKNLRNSGEIHHDYRLARQIQRPNGERRFIESTIYPIKTEKGIMYGSITRDITENKRLEEELRNARINLELQVQKRTKELEKTYRSLKESEQKFRELFNKADDMITLVELKENGLPGKFVEVNDITSQRLGYSKNELLNMTPLDIIAPERLEDVPKNARELKKKKKARFEIVHLTKDGERIPVENNNHLFELGGKTFILAISRDISERKKAELALKESEELLKTTIESSPDSITVTDLDLNIILCNQATVDMYGVSSKDDIIGLNAFELVDPKDRGKLVEVVQKSLLNMEIVHLEINLFTKDKKESFPAEISGNIIKDAHGKPISFVAITKDITERKKAEKELKDTIEELTRSNNELQQFAYITSHDLQEPLRAISSYAGLLKRRYGGQLDQDADDFIEFMIDGSRRMKEMIQALLEYSRVGTKGGDFKVFNVEKSLEIALNNLSVSIDENKAVINHDPLPDIFADPNQITRVFQNLIGNAIKFRKEDEPPEIYISAQKSEDEWVFSVSDNSIGMEQEYTDKIFEIFRRLHPIGEYRGAGIGLAIVKRIIDRHGGHIWVESQLGKGSTFYFTIPLKIK, from the coding sequence ATGATGGAACGAGATAGCAGAGGATTTATTCCACCACTCTGTTTAGAAACCGGGAGTTATTGCGATATATTTGAAAATATGCATGAAGGAGTTTCTATTTACAAAATTATACGTAATAGGGGAGGAAATATTGTTGACTTGCAAGTTATGTATTTTAATTCTAAATCAGTACTGAATGAAATAACAAATTTAGAAGAAGCAGTAGGTAAATCTTTAAATGAAATCTATGCTGAAGATTCGGTTTATTACATTAAAATAGCAAATGAAGTGGTTTCTAATAAAAAAAGAAAAAACTTTGAAAGGTTTTTTAAGCCTTTAAATAAATATCTTTTTATTACAACGTTCTCTCCTGATGGAGAATTATTTATAATGCTTACAAGGGATATTACAGAAGAAAAGATATCTGAAAGTGCATTAAAAGCTTCTGAAAATAAATACAGAACTATTTTTGAAAATACGGGAATTGCTTTCATAATTATAGAGGAAGACATGACAATCTCTTTGATGAACGAAGAAACAGAAAAAATTATTGGATATTCCAGAGAAGAAGTGGAAAATAAAAAAAAATGGACAGAATTTGTGGTGAATGAAGAGGAACTAATGAATATGAAAAAATACCATAAAATGCGGAGGATTAACGCAGATAGTGTTCCAGAAAGATATGAATTTCAAGCTATTGATAAAAATGGGAAAATTAAAGATATACTTGCAAATGTTTCCATGATTCCGGGCACTAAAAGGAGTATAGCCTCCTTTTTAGATATTACTGGGCGTAAAAAGAATGAAAATAAATTAAAAGAAAGAGAAGAAGAACTAAGAACCATAATTGAACATTCTCCAGATGCCATCACTCGTTTTGATAAAAATCTGCGCCATACTTTTATAAATCCTGCAGGAACAAAAATGACAGGATTAAAAGAAGAGGATTATATTGGTAAAACGCATGCAGAACTTGGAATATCTAAAGAACTGGCTAAAGAAGTTGATAATCTTTTAAAAGGAGTATTTAAAACTGGAAAAACAAAAACATTTGAATTTGAAATAAATACACCAGAGGGGGTTAAATACTATTATTCATACAATATCCCAGAATTTGATGAAAAAGGAAGGGTGAAATCAGTTTTGGCCATTGCTCACGACATAACAGATCGTAAAAAAGCAGAAGAAGATCTAATGAAAAGCGAGAAAAAATTTAGAACAACTATTGAAGAATCATATGATGGGATAATGTTAATTGATGAGAAAAAAGCCATTATTGAATGGAACCGTGCCATGGAAGAAATTACGGGACTTAAAAGAGAAGATATGCTGGGTTCGTTTCTATGGGATTTTGTGTATAGGGTTTCAGTTGAAGAAAGAAAAACTCCTGAGGCATATAAGAGAATTAAATCAATTTTAATAAAAAATTTAAGGAACAGTGGAGAAATCCATCATGATTATAGATTAGCAAGACAAATTCAGCGTCCCAATGGAGAAAGGAGATTTATTGAAAGCACCATTTATCCTATAAAAACTGAGAAAGGAATAATGTATGGAAGTATAACTCGTGATATAACTGAAAATAAAAGATTAGAAGAAGAGTTAAGAAATGCGAGGATTAATCTTGAACTACAGGTTCAAAAGCGCACAAAAGAGCTGGAAAAGACTTATAGATCATTAAAAGAAAGTGAACAGAAGTTTCGAGAGTTATTCAACAAAGCAGATGATATGATAACGCTGGTTGAGCTAAAGGAAAATGGATTACCTGGTAAATTTGTTGAGGTAAATGATATTACATCCCAGAGGTTAGGTTACAGTAAGAACGAACTTTTAAACATGACCCCTCTGGATATAATTGCCCCTGAAAGATTAGAAGATGTACCAAAAAATGCAAGAGAATTGAAGAAGAAGAAAAAGGCCAGATTTGAAATAGTTCATTTAACTAAGGATGGAGAAAGGATTCCCGTAGAAAATAATAATCATCTTTTTGAATTAGGTGGAAAAACTTTTATTCTCGCAATTTCCCGTGATATTAGCGAACGTAAAAAAGCTGAATTAGCTTTAAAAGAAAGTGAAGAATTATTAAAAACAACTATTGAATCTTCGCCAGATTCTATTACTGTGACAGATTTAGATTTAAATATAATATTATGTAATCAGGCAACCGTGGATATGTACGGAGTCTCCTCAAAGGATGATATAATAGGATTAAATGCTTTTGAATTAGTTGATCCAAAAGATCGTGGTAAATTAGTAGAAGTAGTGCAAAAATCGTTATTAAATATGGAAATCGTTCATTTAGAGATTAATTTGTTTACAAAAGATAAAAAAGAATCATTTCCAGCAGAAATTTCTGGAAATATTATTAAAGATGCTCATGGAAAACCCATATCATTTGTAGCTATAACAAAAGATATTACTGAACGTAAAAAAGCTGAAAAAGAGCTTAAAGATACCATTGAAGAACTAACACGTTCTAATAATGAACTTCAACAATTTGCTTATATCACTTCTCATGATCTTCAAGAACCTCTTAGAGCTATTAGCAGTTATGCCGGACTTTTGAAAAGGAGATATGGAGGTCAGTTAGACCAGGATGCTGATGATTTCATTGAATTTATGATTGATGGATCAAGAAGAATGAAAGAAATGATTCAAGCATTACTTGAATATTCACGCGTTGGAACAAAAGGAGGGGATTTCAAAGTCTTCAACGTTGAAAAAAGCCTTGAAATAGCATTGAATAATCTGAGCGTGTCTATTGATGAAAATAAAGCCGTAATAAATCATGATCCTCTCCCCGATATTTTTGCAGACCCCAATCAAATAACGAGGGTATTTCAGAATTTAATTGGTAATGCTATTAAGTTCCGTAAAGAAGACGAACCTCCTGAAATATATATTTCAGCACAAAAAAGTGAAGATGAATGGGTTTTTTCAGTTAGCGACAACAGTATTGGAATGGAGCAGGAATATACTGACAAAATATTTGAAATATTCAGACGATTACACCCTATTGGAGAATATAGGGGTGCAGGAATAGGACTTGCCATTGTGAAAAGGATTATTGATAGACACGGAGGACATATATGGGTCGAATCACAATTAGGAAAGGGTTCAACTTTTTATTTTACAATACCCTTAAAAATAAAATAG
- a CDS encoding CPBP family intramembrane metalloprotease, translating into MKLNWKLFIILLIGCIFGWFAVLPYTLTLQSSALQNLPIELSVLLTVQFIQSLIISVIAIFVGLYFAKKVGFGLPILEGWLEGKPVKKYFISILPISIILGIIAGILIIGLDYLFSLAGAVINVTGSQLTPPAWQGFLASFYGGINEEILLRLFVMTLLVWIFFKIKKTETGKPTKIGVWLAILLASILFGVGHLPTLASITALTPILVARTIILNSIGGIIFGWLYWKKGLESAMIAHFSADIVLHVIPALLIGAVL; encoded by the coding sequence ATGAAATTAAACTGGAAATTATTTATAATTCTATTAATTGGATGCATCTTTGGATGGTTTGCTGTATTACCCTATACTCTGACTCTCCAAAGCAGTGCACTCCAAAATTTACCCATAGAACTTTCTGTACTATTAACAGTACAGTTTATTCAAAGTTTAATAATATCCGTAATTGCCATCTTTGTAGGTCTTTACTTTGCAAAAAAAGTTGGATTTGGCCTTCCAATACTTGAAGGGTGGCTTGAAGGCAAACCTGTTAAAAAATACTTTATATCAATTCTCCCCATATCAATCATTCTTGGAATTATAGCCGGGATTTTAATAATTGGATTAGATTACCTATTTTCATTAGCAGGAGCTGTGATTAATGTTACAGGAAGTCAGCTTACTCCTCCCGCATGGCAGGGCTTTCTTGCATCATTTTACGGGGGAATAAACGAAGAAATATTACTTAGATTATTCGTGATGACTTTACTTGTCTGGATATTCTTTAAAATTAAGAAAACCGAAACTGGAAAACCAACAAAAATAGGAGTATGGCTTGCCATCCTTTTAGCATCAATTTTATTTGGAGTTGGTCATCTACCGACTTTAGCATCAATTACAGCGCTAACTCCAATTCTAGTTGCCAGGACAATTATTTTAAACAGTATAGGTGGAATTATTTTTGGATGGCTTTACTGGAAAAAAGGACTGGAATCAGCGATGATAGCACATTTTTCAGCAGATATTGTTTTACACGTGATTCCTGCATTATTAATTGGCGCTGTTTTATAA